In Elusimicrobiota bacterium, a genomic segment contains:
- a CDS encoding type II toxin-antitoxin system VapC family toxin, translating into MRLALDTSGYSAAGRGQEKPARALKAADEIYVPFITLAELRAGFAVGGAGKKNEAKLIEFLNSPRVRILYADEQTTHHYAGIFAYLKNKGTPIPTNDLWIAALALEHDLPLLTTDSHFSKIPQLATL; encoded by the coding sequence ATGCGCCTCGCTTTGGATACTTCCGGTTATAGCGCCGCGGGCAGAGGTCAGGAAAAACCCGCGCGTGCTCTCAAAGCAGCGGATGAAATTTATGTTCCTTTTATTACGCTGGCGGAGCTTCGAGCCGGTTTTGCCGTCGGGGGCGCCGGAAAAAAGAACGAAGCCAAGCTCATTGAATTTTTAAATTCCCCGCGCGTACGGATTTTATATGCGGACGAACAGACGACGCATCATTACGCCGGCATCTTCGCCTACCTGAAAAACAAAGGAACTCCCATTCCCACCAACGACCTTTGGATTGCGGCTCTAGCGCTTGAGCACGATCTACCGCTATTAACCACGGATTCTCACTTTTCAAAAATTCCGCAACTCGCCACTCTCTAA
- a CDS encoding PAS domain-containing protein — translation MPTKDVRVIGLHESVLDSLPGGLIVTDLDGSVLVFNRSAERILAVESRAIRQSHVREVFRAQPEIADIILKTCKTLDEKNRQEVRVFNGRGQRILLGYGTLVFRGEEGHPVGVGLTFQDITRFVPMPANVQFISLINRFFMPFTVAMVVAAMIWGLAETYEKYIATVILAGLVAFNYFVGWQAQQPGHSDHGIKRFHTPVNFLGLGSLVYLLGTLWGPMWLLFVLTPLAASLYTDRLATAAIAVLSAVFLLGIYEHRGLTGTIGWAQAFLHALFIVFVSMFANALANLVSRVRSGR, via the coding sequence GTGCCTACAAAAGACGTTCGCGTTATTGGTCTGCATGAGTCCGTATTGGACAGCCTGCCGGGCGGTCTTATCGTCACTGATCTTGACGGCTCCGTTCTTGTTTTCAACCGTTCGGCCGAGCGCATCTTGGCTGTTGAAAGCCGCGCGATCCGGCAAAGCCATGTCCGGGAAGTTTTCCGCGCGCAGCCGGAAATCGCGGACATTATTCTAAAGACCTGCAAAACCCTCGATGAGAAGAACCGGCAGGAGGTCCGCGTTTTCAACGGGCGGGGGCAGCGCATTCTCCTGGGCTACGGCACCTTGGTGTTCCGGGGCGAGGAAGGCCATCCGGTCGGCGTGGGCCTGACATTCCAAGACATTACGCGTTTCGTGCCCATGCCCGCCAACGTCCAATTCATCAGTTTGATCAACAGGTTTTTCATGCCCTTTACCGTGGCGATGGTCGTGGCCGCCATGATTTGGGGCTTGGCGGAGACTTATGAAAAGTACATCGCGACCGTGATTTTGGCCGGGTTGGTCGCATTCAATTATTTCGTGGGCTGGCAGGCGCAGCAGCCCGGGCATTCGGATCATGGGATCAAGCGTTTCCACACGCCGGTCAATTTTTTGGGCCTGGGGTCGTTGGTTTATTTGCTGGGCACGCTTTGGGGGCCGATGTGGCTTTTGTTCGTGCTGACGCCGTTGGCGGCCAGCCTCTACACCGACCGTTTGGCCACCGCAGCCATCGCCGTCTTATCCGCCGTTTTTTTGCTGGGGATTTATGAGCACCGAGGCTTGACCGGCACCATCGGCTGGGCGCAAGCTTTCCTGCACGCCCTGTTCATCGTTTTTGTGAGCATGTTCGCCAATGCCCTGGCCAATCTGGTCAGCCGCGTGCGCTCGGGCCGGTAG
- the amrB gene encoding AmmeMemoRadiSam system protein B produces MSIRICITLFLFLTGNLLHAETIAPQVAGAFYPADKEQLKSMVDDFLAQAPTQTLKGDLLGGLSPHAGYIYSGSTAARFYRLLRGRSYDTAIILASGHRMGIKGAATIQSGTFATPLGSVAINADMIQTLMKLTPLIEHKPEAFQGEHAVEVQLPFLQTVLNNAKLVPLLMNTDDPRVAQEIGAALAKIMKPGKVLLIVSSDLAHYPHKNVARVVDLATLEAMRLAHDDPEYFWLANRMLMERGPKNMVCTYCGEAAALTALHAVKPFKGQSRVLGYINSGELAHGEPDRAVGYAAVAWTKSAPAPQRPQLTKTQKDALLKLSREALVNYIAKKENPKRAIWNDLEFNLPAAVFMTLRRKDRPHAASLRGCIGSLVCDLPLAEAVQAYAVRSAVEDPRFRPVTAEELNLITIEVSMLTPFRKVSSAQAVKPGQGVLIRQGRNSGLFLPSVWEDIPDKTDFLNELCSQKAHLPDDCWNDPKTEIQVFDAEKFGEKN; encoded by the coding sequence ATGTCCATAAGAATCTGCATCACCCTATTCTTATTTCTAACAGGCAATCTCCTACACGCCGAAACCATCGCCCCGCAAGTCGCCGGGGCCTTCTATCCGGCCGACAAGGAGCAGCTAAAGAGCATGGTGGACGATTTCCTCGCTCAAGCGCCCACACAAACGCTCAAAGGTGATCTCTTGGGCGGGCTTTCCCCTCATGCAGGCTATATCTACTCGGGAAGCACGGCGGCCCGTTTCTACCGGCTGCTCCGGGGTCGCTCTTATGACACGGCGATTATCCTGGCCTCCGGGCATCGCATGGGCATCAAGGGAGCGGCGACCATTCAAAGCGGAACATTCGCCACGCCCCTGGGCTCGGTTGCCATCAACGCGGACATGATTCAAACGCTCATGAAGCTGACGCCCCTGATCGAGCACAAACCCGAAGCCTTCCAGGGCGAACACGCGGTCGAGGTTCAACTGCCCTTTCTGCAAACCGTTTTAAATAACGCCAAATTAGTCCCCTTGCTCATGAACACCGACGACCCTCGCGTGGCTCAAGAAATCGGCGCCGCCCTGGCTAAAATCATGAAGCCGGGCAAAGTCCTGCTCATTGTTTCCTCCGATCTCGCGCATTACCCGCACAAAAATGTGGCCCGAGTCGTGGATCTGGCCACGCTTGAGGCCATGCGCCTGGCCCATGATGATCCGGAATACTTTTGGCTCGCCAATCGCATGCTCATGGAGCGCGGGCCCAAGAATATGGTCTGCACCTATTGCGGCGAGGCCGCGGCGCTGACCGCCCTCCATGCCGTCAAACCATTCAAAGGTCAAAGCCGTGTCCTTGGATACATCAATTCAGGAGAATTGGCTCACGGAGAGCCCGATCGGGCCGTGGGCTATGCCGCCGTCGCTTGGACGAAATCAGCGCCCGCGCCCCAACGCCCGCAGCTGACGAAAACGCAAAAAGACGCGCTGCTGAAACTTTCCCGGGAAGCGTTGGTCAATTACATCGCCAAAAAAGAAAATCCCAAGCGGGCGATCTGGAATGACTTGGAGTTCAATCTTCCGGCCGCGGTGTTTATGACGCTGCGCAGAAAAGACAGGCCTCATGCCGCGTCGCTGAGAGGCTGCATCGGCTCTTTAGTCTGCGATTTGCCTTTGGCCGAGGCGGTTCAAGCCTACGCCGTCAGAAGCGCGGTCGAGGACCCGCGCTTTCGCCCGGTCACGGCGGAAGAATTGAACCTCATCACGATCGAGGTCTCGATGCTGACGCCGTTTCGCAAAGTTTCTTCAGCCCAAGCCGTCAAACCAGGGCAGGGAGTGCTGATCCGGCAAGGCCGCAATTCCGGGCTTTTCCTGCCCTCGGTTTGGGAGGATATTCCCGATAAAACCGATTTCTTAAACGAACTTTGTTCTCAAAAAGCCCATTTGCCCGACGATTGTTGGAACGATCCCAAAACCGAAATCCAGGTTTTTGACGCTGAAAAATTCGGAGAAAAAAATTAA
- a CDS encoding RidA family protein translates to MSKIVLITAKAPKAIGPYSQAVEKNGFVFVSGQIPADAAGQPVAGDIKIQAEAAIKNIEAILGAAGLDLSHVVKTTVYMKNLQDFPAMNEVYARFFKEPYPARATIEVSNLPKGAAIEIEALAVR, encoded by the coding sequence ATGTCGAAAATTGTTCTGATCACGGCTAAAGCGCCTAAGGCCATCGGCCCTTATTCGCAGGCCGTTGAAAAAAACGGTTTTGTTTTTGTCTCCGGCCAAATTCCCGCGGATGCCGCCGGGCAGCCGGTCGCGGGCGACATTAAAATTCAGGCTGAGGCCGCCATTAAGAATATCGAAGCCATTCTTGGGGCCGCCGGATTGGACTTAAGTCATGTGGTGAAAACCACGGTCTACATGAAAAATCTTCAGGACTTCCCAGCCATGAACGAGGTTTATGCCCGGTTTTTCAAAGAGCCTTACCCGGCCCGCGCCACCATCGAAGTGTCCAATTTGCCAAAGGGCGCGGCCATTGAAATCGAAGCCCTCGCCGTTCGTTAA
- a CDS encoding CapA family protein, whose protein sequence is MVRKLIAWYRKNKRDLPWRKTRDPYRIMVSEFMLVQTTVATVVKRYELFLKEFPTIQTLAEAPLWKVKKAWTGLGYNSRAVNLHRAAQEIVRQGNFPANPEDLKTLPGFGPYLANAVSSIAFEAPAPVLDTNVRRVILRLLNTEDPGTLDAMLVESRALPSEFNQAMMELGALICRAREPRCHACPVRAFCATEGVHPVEQKPAASQKLELFIRVHQDKTGRVLLERRGPGEKFLKNTWGLPATVIDRCPPGNGLKTLTHAIMRWRIHAHVDHAQSDGLKTTDANKKWVPEKQLGRYLFSSLWWKALTGSILLALAGCASPKVKDQPATQKLAVEIPVPEEPAPAAAKPKETMTVVAAGDVLLASMSPEPPSLPPHDGRGLYDEVKPYLKGDIIFANLESAVTDNCSTEKCRKSANKKGKTANISPKGCYQFATPARYAKTMIEAGFNVVSINNNHSLDCGGQGYLDMVTTLNNIGLRYAGKKNEIAEFYVAGASAAVIAFGFTGGREFPSVLNIPEAVLSVANLKARFPIVIVSFHGGAEGLDAMRLPQGMEIFENTKRGDLRAFAHALVDAGAALVIGHGPHVPRAMELYKNRLIAYSLGNFQTYGKMNLADQRAYAPMLSVELHVRDGSFRGGRIVSFIQKEPGIPLFDPQVRAAKLIKELGRKDIANNLLEIAPDGGLKALEEPKKYIPPVKRVPIGATAKSKNNDFRMTLSARFQHYNRSPEHPRDRYDVMVQSPKSAGFRPDGTKAYVNSLEGFTTVAYDPVALKQLGTIRHCFDEKNAGLISSQKPFDYAFIVKPKSGDVDHFCGKPVEMAFSHEGRFLWVSYYRRDYDEFSQNPSAVAVIDTQTDAIVTVLPSGPIPKFITPSPDGRWMAFVHWGDNTVGFVDIRGADPSKFRLSHLVAVEKRLNLSDLETETNGEKIDRDSECGLCLRGAAFTKDSRHLLIGRLKGGGVAVIDVAKRRYIGTVWGMRPTPRHLVLHPDGKWLYTSSNVSGYISKLNVQEIIGNASGSHEVKPAAEVFAGSGARTIDLSPNGRWVFAAVNTDSKLVALNAENLTKVAEVPADSFPVGLAVSPDNAQVWVTSQGRELHGGNSVSVYRIETE, encoded by the coding sequence ATGGTTCGCAAGCTGATCGCCTGGTATCGCAAGAACAAACGGGACCTGCCGTGGCGCAAAACGCGCGATCCTTACCGCATCATGGTATCGGAATTCATGCTGGTGCAGACGACGGTGGCGACCGTCGTCAAACGATACGAGCTATTTTTGAAAGAATTCCCAACGATACAAACCTTGGCCGAAGCCCCCTTGTGGAAAGTCAAAAAAGCCTGGACCGGCTTGGGTTACAACAGCCGCGCCGTCAATCTTCATCGCGCGGCGCAGGAAATCGTGCGCCAAGGAAATTTTCCCGCAAATCCCGAAGATCTGAAAACCTTGCCCGGGTTCGGCCCATATTTAGCGAACGCCGTTTCCAGCATCGCTTTTGAGGCCCCGGCGCCGGTGCTCGACACCAATGTCCGGCGGGTCATTTTAAGACTCCTCAACACCGAAGACCCCGGAACCCTGGACGCGATGCTGGTTGAAAGCCGGGCGCTGCCCTCAGAATTCAATCAAGCCATGATGGAATTAGGAGCGCTGATCTGCCGGGCGCGCGAACCCCGATGCCACGCATGCCCGGTGCGCGCTTTCTGCGCCACCGAGGGCGTTCATCCTGTTGAGCAAAAACCGGCCGCGAGCCAAAAGCTGGAACTCTTCATCCGGGTTCATCAAGATAAAACCGGCCGGGTTCTGCTTGAACGCCGTGGGCCCGGCGAAAAATTTCTAAAGAATACCTGGGGCCTGCCTGCGACGGTCATCGATCGATGCCCGCCGGGCAACGGATTGAAAACCCTCACGCACGCCATTATGCGCTGGCGCATCCACGCGCATGTCGATCACGCGCAAAGCGACGGACTGAAAACAACCGATGCGAACAAAAAGTGGGTTCCGGAAAAACAATTGGGGCGCTATCTTTTCTCCTCGCTTTGGTGGAAGGCGCTGACCGGTTCGATTCTGCTCGCGCTGGCCGGATGCGCTTCGCCCAAAGTTAAGGATCAGCCTGCGACGCAAAAACTGGCCGTTGAAATCCCGGTTCCCGAAGAGCCGGCTCCTGCCGCGGCTAAGCCCAAAGAAACCATGACGGTCGTCGCCGCCGGCGATGTTTTATTGGCCAGCATGAGCCCGGAACCCCCTTCGTTGCCGCCGCATGACGGACGGGGGCTCTATGATGAAGTCAAGCCTTATTTAAAAGGCGACATTATTTTCGCCAATCTCGAAAGCGCGGTCACGGACAACTGCTCGACGGAAAAATGCCGCAAATCCGCAAACAAGAAAGGCAAAACGGCGAATATTTCCCCCAAAGGCTGCTATCAATTCGCGACGCCCGCCCGCTACGCCAAAACCATGATTGAAGCGGGCTTCAATGTCGTCAGTATCAACAATAATCACAGCCTTGATTGCGGCGGCCAAGGGTATTTGGATATGGTCACGACCCTCAACAACATCGGCCTTCGATATGCCGGCAAAAAAAATGAAATCGCCGAATTTTATGTGGCGGGCGCAAGCGCGGCCGTGATCGCCTTTGGGTTTACCGGCGGCCGGGAATTCCCCAGCGTCTTGAACATCCCCGAAGCCGTTTTGTCGGTCGCAAACCTCAAGGCCAGATTCCCCATCGTCATCGTTTCTTTCCATGGAGGCGCCGAAGGGTTGGACGCGATGCGCCTGCCTCAAGGCATGGAAATTTTTGAAAACACCAAACGCGGCGATTTGCGCGCCTTCGCCCATGCGCTCGTCGACGCCGGCGCCGCGCTCGTCATCGGGCACGGCCCCCATGTGCCGCGCGCCATGGAGCTTTATAAAAACCGCCTCATCGCCTACAGCCTGGGCAATTTCCAGACCTACGGCAAAATGAACCTGGCCGATCAACGAGCCTATGCGCCGATGCTGAGCGTGGAACTGCATGTCCGCGACGGCTCCTTCCGGGGGGGCCGCATCGTGTCTTTTATTCAGAAGGAACCCGGGATCCCCCTGTTCGACCCGCAAGTCAGAGCAGCCAAGCTCATTAAAGAGCTCGGCCGCAAAGACATCGCCAATAACCTGCTCGAGATCGCGCCCGACGGCGGGCTCAAAGCGCTGGAGGAGCCTAAAAAATACATTCCTCCGGTCAAACGCGTCCCCATCGGCGCGACAGCCAAATCCAAAAACAACGATTTCCGAATGACGCTGTCCGCGCGTTTCCAGCACTACAACCGCAGCCCGGAGCATCCTCGAGACCGCTATGACGTCATGGTTCAATCGCCTAAATCCGCCGGCTTCAGACCCGATGGAACAAAGGCCTATGTGAATTCTCTCGAAGGCTTCACCACCGTCGCTTATGATCCGGTCGCCTTAAAACAACTGGGCACGATTCGCCATTGTTTCGATGAAAAAAACGCCGGTTTGATCTCGTCCCAAAAACCATTCGACTACGCCTTCATCGTCAAGCCCAAAAGCGGCGATGTCGACCATTTTTGCGGAAAGCCCGTTGAAATGGCCTTCTCTCATGAAGGCCGCTTTCTCTGGGTTTCTTATTACCGGCGCGATTACGACGAATTTTCCCAGAACCCTTCGGCGGTTGCGGTCATCGATACGCAAACCGATGCTATTGTAACGGTATTGCCCTCCGGACCCATACCCAAATTCATCACGCCTTCGCCGGACGGACGCTGGATGGCGTTTGTTCACTGGGGCGACAATACCGTGGGTTTCGTGGATATCAGAGGGGCCGATCCTTCCAAATTCCGGCTCTCCCATCTGGTCGCCGTTGAAAAACGCCTGAATTTAAGCGATCTGGAAACCGAAACAAACGGCGAAAAAATCGACCGCGACAGCGAATGCGGGCTTTGTTTGCGCGGCGCCGCCTTCACGAAAGACAGCCGCCACCTGCTGATCGGACGCCTCAAGGGCGGCGGCGTGGCCGTGATCGACGTGGCCAAGCGCCGCTATATCGGCACGGTTTGGGGCATGAGGCCCACGCCGCGACACTTGGTGCTTCATCCCGATGGTAAATGGCTTTATACCAGTTCGAATGTCAGCGGTTATATTTCCAAATTAAACGTTCAGGAAATCATCGGTAACGCTTCAGGCAGTCATGAGGTAAAACCCGCAGCCGAAGTTTTTGCCGGGTCGGGTGCGCGCACCATTGATTTGAGTCCGAATGGACGCTGGGTGTTCGCCGCAGTCAACACGGATTCAAAACTCGTCGCATTGAACGCCGAGAATTTGACGAAAGTCGCCGAAGTTCCGGCTGATTCTTTTCCCGTGGGCCTGGCCGTTTCTCCGGACAATGCCCAGGTCTGGGTCACCTCGCAAGGCCGCGAGCTTCATGGCGGCAATTCGGTGTCCGTTTACCGGATCGAAACCGAATAA
- a CDS encoding DUF393 domain-containing protein: MNTLSRAWDSLFLEERSSLSLSLFRMAVAWTVGFHVLPTFFEMGDNYLSVSFREYNASFFPIPVLEWVAKHPDWVVWAMAGAFVVSLVFFFIGFLTPASGAILYLSSYYFYARNSLHIGTLSWDMFLVVFFLVFWCPYLGDSFSIDSLIRGDPEPWRKKRPFHIQRLLQMVLASFYFYTALWKCWPQGNWLSDQPYYYLMHYPDGGVMKQFPGRSLLAASPVLCDWLEGAILAFEFTSPLWLFWKKTRVFAILAWIFFHIMLVVTMHVPTIFFFLFIPMLMLFIDPEHLVGWIERRRKAWAKAWGRHRLIFDGDCGFCQAALARVRVLDPTGRLEPVDFRTTDTAALHSSLTNEACRARMYLLESDGRLSGGFHAFRRLTVCLPMLWPMALVVNIPGLKFIGEPAYDWVARNRFGFHAFRACRDNACLIAESGKSKG; encoded by the coding sequence TTGAATACGCTCTCTCGCGCCTGGGATTCTTTATTTTTAGAGGAGCGTTCTTCCTTGAGCCTGTCTCTTTTTCGCATGGCCGTTGCCTGGACCGTTGGGTTTCATGTTCTGCCCACGTTTTTTGAGATGGGGGATAATTATTTATCCGTTTCTTTTCGGGAGTACAATGCCTCGTTTTTTCCGATTCCTGTTTTGGAATGGGTGGCCAAGCATCCCGATTGGGTTGTTTGGGCCATGGCCGGGGCGTTCGTTGTTTCGCTCGTCTTTTTCTTTATCGGTTTTTTGACGCCTGCCAGCGGCGCGATTTTATATTTGAGCTCCTATTATTTTTATGCCCGCAATTCGCTTCATATCGGCACGCTGTCCTGGGACATGTTTCTGGTGGTCTTTTTTTTAGTTTTTTGGTGCCCTTATTTAGGGGATTCTTTTTCCATCGACAGCCTGATTCGCGGTGATCCCGAACCCTGGCGCAAGAAGCGTCCGTTTCACATTCAGCGGCTGCTGCAGATGGTTTTGGCGAGCTTTTATTTTTACACGGCTTTATGGAAATGTTGGCCCCAGGGCAATTGGCTGTCGGATCAGCCGTATTATTACCTGATGCATTACCCCGACGGCGGGGTGATGAAGCAGTTCCCGGGCCGGTCCCTGCTGGCCGCTTCGCCGGTGTTATGCGATTGGCTTGAGGGCGCGATCCTGGCCTTTGAATTTACCTCGCCGTTATGGCTTTTTTGGAAAAAAACAAGGGTGTTCGCCATCCTGGCCTGGATTTTTTTCCATATCATGCTGGTCGTGACCATGCATGTGCCCACGATTTTCTTTTTTCTGTTCATCCCCATGTTGATGTTGTTTATTGACCCCGAACATCTCGTCGGATGGATCGAGCGCCGCCGCAAGGCCTGGGCCAAGGCCTGGGGCCGCCATCGTTTGATTTTCGACGGCGATTGCGGGTTTTGCCAAGCGGCGTTGGCCCGCGTGCGCGTCTTAGATCCGACCGGCCGCCTCGAGCCCGTGGATTTTAGGACAACGGATACGGCGGCTCTGCATTCTTCATTGACCAATGAAGCCTGCCGCGCCCGGATGTATTTGCTTGAGTCCGATGGACGCTTATCCGGCGGTTTTCATGCGTTTCGGCGGTTGACCGTTTGTTTACCCATGCTTTGGCCCATGGCGTTGGTTGTTAATATCCCCGGTTTAAAATTCATCGGCGAGCCCGCGTATGATTGGGTGGCCCGCAACCGTTTCGGGTTTCATGCGTTTAGGGCTTGCCGGGATAATGCTTGTTTGATTGCAGAAAGCGGCAAAAGTAAAGGCTGA